One genomic window of Triplophysa rosa linkage group LG11, Trosa_1v2, whole genome shotgun sequence includes the following:
- the otop2 gene encoding proton channel OTOP2 — protein MRWHAPQKASGSYSCSANSSNMTAKEDLEANDSQISTIQVATQGETAQNADSPASAHCGVRKMERARNWGWLLSGYISLNVLLLGIVLVSGSVFNGTQISSSHLQIYLILLVVLTTIWMVYYKAHTCRVDSAVLYKDSHAGPVWLRAGLVLFGVCSVLMDIFKIVYYVGYAHCESAVKIVFPVVQAVFVIVQTYFLWVHAKDCVQLQKRITRYGLMLTLSTNLVVWMTAVTEESLHQTIIPDDSNSSSNTPHGFNFSLKGSAPGNCKCIHDFCDVFEKAFYYLYPFNIEYSLFASAMAYVMWKNVGRQMDEHHDHLRFRLWDVVVGPVAGLIVLVAGLATFVVYEVDVSKGDPNKKEDALTIYYIMNIVTITLMSIATLSGCIIFQLDKREHVSEKNPTRSLDVGLLVGASLGQFLICYFTIVAMLASGVKGHVNGLTLASSILTVIQLCLQNSFLIKGLHRKPFKETPTATVFANARVVQRDPDRRNSSIVPAHALPITLTLLQGRLSWKRRILKEICAFLLICNVILWIIPAFGARPQFDNPVGSYIYEFKTWVAVVNIGMPFGIFYQMHSVASLFEVCLAS, from the exons ATGAGGTGGCACGCTCCACAGAAGGCCAGCGGCTCCTATTCATG CTCTGCCAACTCAAGCAACATGACCGCAAAAGAAGACTTGGAAGCCAATGACAGCCAGATATCCACCATCCAAGTGGCAACGCAGGGAGAGACAGCACAGAATGCGGACAGCCCGGCATCTGCCCACTGTGGGGTCAGAAAGATGGAAAGAGCCCGCAACTGGGGCTGGCTTCTGTCTGGATACATCTCCTTAAATGTCCTGCTCCTGGGAATTGTTTTAGTCAGCGGAAGCGTCTTCAACGGCACCCAGATTTCATCTTCACACCTGCAGATTTACCTCATCTTACTTGTCGTTCTCACTACCATCTGGATGGTTTACTACAAAGCCCACACATGTAGGGTGGACAGTGCCGTGCTATACAAAGATAGCCATGCTGGACCGGTCTGGCTGAGAG CTGGCTTGGTTCTGTTTGGCGTCTGCAGTGTTCTCATGGATATTTTCAAGATTGTTTACTATGTGGGTTATGCACACTGTGAGTCAGCCGTGAAGATAGTGTTCCCTGTTGTGCAAGCGGTGTTTGTTATTGTGCAG ACATATTTTCTCTGGGTTCATGCTAAAGACTGTGTACAGCTACAGAAACGCATCACACG TTATGGTCTGATGTTGACCTTGTCAACAAATCTGGTGGTGTGGATGACCGCTGTGACGGAAGAATCGCTCCATCAGACCATTATTCCAGACGACTCTAACAGTTCATCCAACACCCCCCACGGCTTCAACTTCTCACTGAAAGGGTCAG CCCCCGGCAATTGCAAGTGCATCCACGATTTCTGCGACGTCTTCGAGAAAGCTTTCTATTACTTGTACCCTTTCAACATTGAGTACAGCCTCTTCGCCTCTGCGATGGCCTACGTCATGTGGAAAAACGTTGGCCGCCAGATGGACGAACACCACGACCATCTCCGTTTCAGGCTGTGGGACGTTGTGGTCGGTCCAGTGGCCGGACTGATCGTTCTGGTGGCGGGTCTGGCTACGTTCGTGGTGTACGAAGTGGACGTGTCCAAAGGGGACCCAAACAAGAAGGAGGACGCTCTGACGATCTATTACATCATGAACATAGTCACCATCACGCTGATGTCCATAGCGACGCTGAGCGGCTGTATCATCTTCCAGCTGGATAAGAGGGAGCATGTGTCCGAGAAGAACCCCACGCGGAGTCTAGATGTGGGACTGCTTGTGGGAGCGTCTCTGGGCCAGTTCCTCATCTGTTACTTCACCATCGTGGCCATGCTGGCGTCAGGGGTCAAAGGGCATGTGAACGGGCTCACTCTGGCCTCTTCCATTCTAACTGTGATCCAGCTGTGTCTACAGAACTCCTTCCTCATCAAGGGCCTCCACCGGAAGCCTTTCAAAGAGACACCAACGGCCACCGTCTTTGCTAACGCCAGGGTCGTACAGAGGGACCCGGATAGACGGAACAGCTCTATCGTTCCGGCTCACGCTCTACCCATCACCCTGACGCTGCTTCAGGGCCGACTCTCCTGGAAGAGGAGGATCCTCAAGGAGATTTGCGCCTTCCTGCTCATCTGCAACGTAATT cTGTGGATCATCCCTGCCTTTGGAGCCCGTCCTCAGTTTGACAACCCTGTTGGATCATACATCTATGAATTTAAAACATGGGTAGCTGTGGTGAACATTGGGATGCCATTTGGGATCTTTTACCAAATGCACTCAGTGGCCAGCCTTTTTGAAGTGTGCCTTGCCTCATAA